From Selenomonadales bacterium, one genomic window encodes:
- a CDS encoding DUF2833 domain-containing protein, which yields MARVVFCEDERADEMVKDIARNMRKMDVFELEAIGYTDREQAIKDGMDGSEITMFFGHREKPVCIFGVSKEEYAGGRIIWCLGTDGIDECKKSFVRESRRVLKEWTAEYGMLFNFVSVKNKKAVAWLKRMGAVFHEPRPINEKGDKFMMFTIGGEK from the coding sequence GTGGCTAGGGTAGTATTTTGTGAAGACGAAAGAGCCGATGAGATGGTGAAAGATATTGCGCGGAACATGCGTAAGATGGATGTGTTTGAGCTTGAGGCGATCGGGTACACAGACAGAGAGCAGGCGATCAAAGACGGTATGGACGGCTCGGAGATCACAATGTTTTTCGGGCACAGAGAGAAGCCCGTCTGTATCTTCGGCGTGTCGAAAGAAGAGTATGCGGGCGGCCGCATCATCTGGTGTCTTGGAACGGATGGTATTGACGAGTGCAAGAAGTCGTTTGTGAGAGAATCGCGCAGAGTATTGAAAGAGTGGACGGCGGAATACGGGATGCTGTTTAACTTCGTAAGTGTGAAAAACAAGAAAGCCGTTGCATGGCTGAAACGAATGGGGGCAGTGTTTCATGAGCCGCGTCCCATCAACGAGAAGGGCGATAAGTTTATGATGTTCACGATCGGAGGTGAGAAGTGA
- a CDS encoding head-tail connector protein, with the protein MNIFARSPTAGASGKKRRSRSKAQANSKVSQLIQKRRDYLTKWKEIRDYQLPYLGVLEDSEFNDQHQRRDQKIYTGCAWECCNIFASGIMSGLTPPSRNWFKLTFADPALKENKEASMVLDERNTILERVLAGSNFYNAAQSVYMELPFGIGALGVFPDAKKGVRFTHYPIGTYCIDVGADGIANTFCRKYKMYTSQIAEQFGIENLPNQLRHELERDGGINSQHFVYCLIEPNREYDRHNPTRLTMPYVVMYWLDGSADDEWLHIGGSYEMPIAVARYLVTGLEPYAKGAGWFALGDSKMLQALEKDLLVAVQLGVRPPMQADVETAARGINIIPGAANATNMNGGIKPIFDVKLDIASVQTKIEATKEAIKRAYNADLFLTISSLEKGQMTAREVMERSQEKLQQLGPVVERLEFEFLSVILERVYNILERANMFPPFPEEMMAQLASEEVKIEYISPLAQAQKMSGLTAIEQLFAFTGTIAQMFPEVADKIDALEALDKYASALGSPAAILRSDEEVAKRQEARAQAQQAAAQQEMMRETAPALNQTAQAAKNFREAVGGSNDVMAQMLGLPGLS; encoded by the coding sequence ATGAATATTTTTGCTAGAAGTCCGACTGCGGGTGCATCGGGTAAAAAGCGACGGTCGAGGTCAAAGGCACAGGCAAACAGTAAGGTATCACAGCTGATCCAGAAAAGACGCGACTACTTGACGAAGTGGAAGGAGATACGCGACTATCAACTGCCGTATCTCGGTGTCTTGGAGGATAGTGAGTTCAACGATCAGCACCAGCGCAGGGATCAGAAGATATATACAGGTTGTGCGTGGGAGTGCTGTAATATTTTTGCATCGGGCATTATGAGCGGGCTGACGCCGCCAAGCCGTAATTGGTTCAAGCTTACGTTTGCCGATCCTGCATTGAAGGAGAACAAGGAAGCGAGCATGGTGCTTGACGAGCGCAACACGATCTTGGAAAGAGTATTGGCGGGCAGTAATTTTTATAACGCAGCACAGTCGGTTTACATGGAGCTTCCGTTCGGTATCGGCGCGCTCGGTGTGTTTCCTGATGCGAAGAAGGGTGTGCGGTTCACGCATTATCCGATCGGCACGTATTGCATCGATGTGGGGGCGGACGGTATCGCGAATACGTTCTGCCGCAAGTACAAGATGTACACAAGCCAGATCGCGGAGCAATTCGGCATAGAGAATCTTCCCAACCAATTGAGGCATGAGTTAGAACGTGATGGCGGTATCAATTCACAGCATTTCGTTTACTGTCTTATCGAGCCGAACAGAGAGTATGACAGGCATAATCCTACTCGGTTGACTATGCCGTATGTTGTCATGTATTGGCTGGATGGAAGTGCTGATGATGAATGGCTGCACATCGGCGGTTCTTACGAAATGCCTATTGCGGTGGCAAGGTACCTTGTGACGGGACTTGAGCCGTACGCAAAAGGTGCGGGATGGTTCGCACTTGGTGACAGCAAGATGTTGCAGGCGCTTGAAAAAGATCTATTGGTTGCGGTGCAGCTCGGTGTCCGCCCGCCGATGCAGGCAGATGTCGAAACAGCGGCGCGCGGTATCAATATCATTCCGGGTGCGGCGAATGCGACGAATATGAACGGTGGTATCAAGCCGATCTTCGATGTGAAATTGGATATTGCGAGCGTGCAGACGAAGATCGAGGCGACGAAAGAAGCTATCAAGCGCGCATACAATGCCGATCTATTCCTGACGATATCTTCCTTGGAGAAAGGACAGATGACGGCACGCGAGGTCATGGAGCGTTCACAAGAGAAATTGCAACAGCTCGGGCCTGTGGTAGAACGGCTTGAGTTTGAGTTCTTGTCAGTCATCTTGGAGAGAGTGTACAACATTTTGGAGCGTGCAAACATGTTCCCGCCGTTCCCCGAAGAGATGATGGCACAGCTTGCAAGTGAGGAAGTGAAGATAGAATATATCTCACCTTTGGCACAGGCGCAGAAGATGAGTGGGCTGACTGCGATCGAACAGTTATTTGCTTTCACGGGTACCATCGCGCAGATGTTTCCCGAAGTGGCGGACAAGATCGATGCGCTGGAAGCTCTCGACAAGTACGCGTCTGCACTCGGCTCGCCTGCGGCTATCCTCAGAAGTGATGAGGAAGTGGCGAAGCGGCAGGAAGCACGCGCACAGGCACAGCAGGCGGCGGCACAGCAGGAAATGATGAGGGAAACAGCTCCCGCCCTCAATCAGACGGCGCAGGCGGCAAAGAATTTCCGCGAGGCGGTAGGCGGTAGTAATGATGTGATGGCACAGATGCTCGGCTTGCCGGGGCTTAGCTGA
- a CDS encoding terminase small subunit, translated as MPILENQQHELFCQFVTQVGVSRAEAARRAGYAPANANRQAHRIMQIPAVQARIRELQERNADAAGVLNEELTAFWAGVMKDEEENMKNRLKASELIGKSLGMFVEKRVNEHEGAITIEWDSNEDNDTVSS; from the coding sequence GTGCCAATACTAGAAAATCAACAGCATGAGTTGTTCTGTCAGTTTGTCACGCAGGTAGGTGTATCGCGTGCGGAGGCGGCACGTCGTGCAGGATATGCGCCGGCGAATGCGAACAGGCAGGCACATCGTATCATGCAGATACCTGCGGTGCAGGCGCGCATACGTGAGCTGCAGGAGCGCAATGCGGACGCGGCAGGCGTACTGAATGAAGAGCTTACGGCATTTTGGGCAGGTGTGATGAAGGATGAAGAGGAAAACATGAAAAACCGTCTGAAGGCATCGGAGCTGATCGGCAAGAGCCTCGGTATGTTCGTCGAGAAGCGTGTGAACGAGCACGAAGGTGCTATCACGATCGAGTGGGACAGCAATGAAGATAACGATACCGTATCGTCCTAG